The following are encoded together in the Lewinella sp. 4G2 genome:
- a CDS encoding M56 family metallopeptidase, whose translation MDLLYYLLAFTLLSIPLAGGYWLLRRLRDFTAARYYLLAGMIGLLLLPLLPEHATPLITPRVIIGQAIQSEAVATPTQTLPAVVPQVGQVPISVPTTADQGQNDDSETRTTVAQSPSPAATGGRSFNFRLLLVPYLLFFLMMGVRSLAHIFQTLRLTRGSRPTSLAGVRELPHVPDAAFTFGPTIYLGSEILSGPSGQLILAHERVHQRQRHTIDILLGELVLLIGWFNPLLHWLVREQRLNLEFLADQGVAHGEHDRRTYQMTLAQHSALSGAWPLQFSPLGHLKTRINMMKFPPRSRALVLPVLLLLATSLFLTRSLFARTQVPGEVASSTVLAEQTEDKPDQDFCGPCKYVDHPDLVPQLKKGDKPEELEFYFRRLPTLDEWYQIRGLLWRLGHTDMSIYPSCDNPDVLTLQLGHFMQPEAIATEENIANVAAKKYAWLLHLKPRAGARRGTGWLQPVSRGLPPRPPTTDTPRTVADDGLVIYLNRKQIQLLPGPDTPLREDPEGLPVPPTQRMSCLLSCEQPLGIHTSWTQPGTLRDYLENRPVIEPVNPSAAKPQERQNARPAPLFYHNNERVGDDFLDRPLNERNAIVTGTCPGGQAHIMVVDDMVW comes from the coding sequence ATGGACCTCCTCTACTACCTCCTGGCCTTCACCTTACTGAGCATCCCGCTGGCCGGCGGCTACTGGCTACTGCGCCGTTTGCGGGATTTCACCGCCGCGCGTTACTACCTGCTGGCGGGGATGATTGGCTTACTGTTGCTGCCGTTGCTGCCCGAGCACGCTACACCCCTCATCACCCCGAGAGTGATCATTGGCCAAGCCATCCAAAGTGAAGCGGTTGCTACACCTACTCAAACATTACCCGCCGTAGTGCCGCAGGTTGGCCAGGTCCCAATTTCGGTTCCCACCACGGCAGACCAGGGCCAGAATGATGATAGCGAGACACGGACTACAGTAGCTCAGTCGCCCTCCCCTGCTGCCACGGGCGGCAGATCCTTCAATTTTCGGCTCCTACTCGTGCCCTATCTGCTGTTTTTTCTGATGATGGGCGTCCGCAGCCTAGCCCACATTTTTCAGACGCTTCGGCTTACCCGGGGTAGTCGACCTACCTCGCTTGCGGGGGTGCGGGAGCTTCCCCACGTACCGGATGCGGCCTTTACGTTTGGGCCCACAATCTACCTGGGGAGTGAGATCCTCAGTGGCCCGAGTGGCCAATTGATTCTTGCCCACGAACGCGTGCACCAGCGGCAGCGCCACACTATCGACATCTTGCTGGGCGAATTGGTGTTGCTGATCGGCTGGTTCAATCCACTGCTCCACTGGCTCGTGCGTGAGCAGAGACTCAACTTAGAATTTCTCGCCGATCAGGGCGTCGCCCACGGCGAGCACGACCGCCGCACCTACCAGATGACCCTCGCCCAACACTCCGCGCTGAGTGGCGCCTGGCCCCTGCAATTCAGCCCGCTCGGGCACCTTAAAACCCGCATTAACATGATGAAATTTCCACCGCGCAGCCGTGCGCTCGTCCTACCCGTCCTCTTGTTACTGGCCACCAGCCTCTTCCTGACCCGCTCACTTTTTGCGCGGACGCAGGTACCGGGGGAGGTGGCAAGCAGTACGGTACTCGCCGAACAAACTGAGGACAAACCCGACCAAGATTTCTGCGGCCCCTGCAAGTACGTGGACCATCCTGACCTCGTCCCCCAGCTCAAAAAAGGGGACAAACCCGAAGAGCTGGAATTCTACTTCCGCCGCCTCCCCACCCTCGATGAATGGTACCAGATCCGCGGCCTGCTCTGGCGCCTCGGGCATACGGATATGTCGATCTACCCCTCCTGCGATAACCCCGACGTACTGACCTTACAACTGGGCCACTTTATGCAACCGGAGGCGATCGCGACCGAGGAGAACATCGCCAACGTGGCCGCGAAAAAATACGCCTGGCTGCTGCACCTGAAACCAAGGGCCGGCGCTAGACGCGGGACGGGCTGGCTCCAACCGGTGTCCCGCGGCCTCCCACCCCGCCCACCGACCACCGACACACCCCGGACGGTGGCCGACGATGGCCTGGTGATCTACCTCAACCGCAAACAGATCCAGCTGCTCCCTGGTCCGGACACCCCGCTACGCGAAGACCCCGAAGGCCTGCCCGTACCGCCCACCCAACGGATGTCCTGCCTCCTGAGCTGTGAACAGCCCCTGGGCATCCATACGTCCTGGACCCAACCTGGCACCCTTCGTGATTACCTGGAGAACCGCCCGGTGATTGAACCGGTGAACCCCTCCGCGGCAAAGCCCCAGGAGCGCCAGAATGCCCGGCCCGCTCCCCTATTCTACCATAACAATGAGCGCGTGGGTGACGACTTCCTCGACCGGCCCCTCAACGAAAGAAACGCCATCGTCACCGGCACCTGCCCCGGTGGCCAGGCCCACATCATGGTGGTGGACGACATGGTCTGGTAG